One Anaerohalosphaeraceae bacterium genomic region harbors:
- a CDS encoding DUF5060 domain-containing protein — protein MKGWVFALAVLISLPEGRAEEPASVQRWGIFELSFKGPSQGNPFADVHLSAVFTQGERKVSAEGFYDGNGVYKIRFMPESEGRWSYEVQSSLPDLNGRQGAFVCTPAASGNHGPVRVREQYHFAYADGTPFFPFGTTIYKWFFQPDAVQQQTLQTLRNSPFNKVRFLLLPPGNLRSNTDPNALTCFPFQQKGMNGWDFTQFNPEYFRKIERGIAQLSELGVEADVILFHPYDRGEWGFDRMSMEDRRFYLRYVIARLAAFRNIWWSLANENSFIQNLTDEDWDALFCLVQEKDPYQHLRSMHNADRIYDYTKTWVTHVSLQYYMAARYLGIAPMLRDIYKKPIVLDEINYEGNIDRRWGQLSGEEMAFRFWSAYIGGAYATHGEALKISISDVPWTSAGGTLRGQSPPRISFLRKIVESGPPEGLEPIDQYYETNIAGRPGRYYLIYFGKEPIRKWTFRLPKKGLENGMRFRAERIDTWNMTIESVEDTFEVEKLDQYVYADVKRRTIQMPGRPYMALRLQCVD, from the coding sequence ATGAAAGGGTGGGTTTTTGCTCTGGCGGTTTTGATTTCTCTGCCGGAAGGCAGGGCCGAAGAACCTGCATCCGTTCAGCGATGGGGAATCTTCGAACTTTCTTTCAAGGGACCGAGCCAGGGCAATCCGTTTGCGGATGTTCATCTGAGTGCTGTTTTTACACAGGGAGAGCGAAAGGTTTCCGCAGAGGGGTTTTATGACGGCAACGGCGTTTATAAAATTCGTTTTATGCCGGAATCCGAAGGGAGATGGTCTTATGAAGTCCAAAGCAGCCTGCCGGACCTGAATGGAAGGCAGGGAGCGTTTGTGTGCACTCCTGCGGCCTCGGGCAATCACGGTCCGGTTCGAGTGAGAGAGCAATATCATTTTGCTTATGCCGACGGGACGCCGTTTTTCCCATTCGGCACGACGATTTACAAGTGGTTTTTTCAGCCCGATGCCGTGCAGCAGCAAACCCTTCAGACTCTCCGAAACTCGCCGTTTAACAAGGTACGTTTTCTTCTGCTGCCTCCGGGGAATCTTCGTTCCAACACCGACCCCAATGCCTTAACCTGTTTTCCTTTTCAGCAGAAAGGGATGAATGGATGGGATTTTACGCAGTTTAATCCGGAGTACTTTCGTAAGATAGAACGGGGGATTGCTCAGCTGTCTGAATTGGGGGTTGAGGCCGACGTAATTCTTTTTCATCCGTACGACCGAGGCGAGTGGGGGTTCGATCGAATGTCCATGGAAGACCGTCGATTTTATCTCCGATATGTGATTGCCCGTCTGGCGGCCTTTCGGAATATCTGGTGGTCCCTGGCGAATGAAAACAGCTTTATTCAGAACCTGACGGATGAGGATTGGGATGCTCTCTTTTGTCTGGTGCAGGAAAAAGACCCGTATCAGCACCTTCGCTCCATGCACAATGCGGACCGGATTTATGATTATACCAAAACCTGGGTCACTCACGTAAGTCTTCAATACTATATGGCGGCCCGCTATCTGGGGATAGCGCCGATGCTGCGGGATATCTACAAAAAGCCGATAGTTCTCGATGAAATTAATTATGAGGGCAACATTGACCGCCGATGGGGACAGCTGTCGGGAGAGGAGATGGCCTTTCGGTTTTGGTCCGCCTATATCGGCGGGGCGTATGCCACCCATGGGGAAGCCCTGAAAATTTCGATATCGGATGTTCCGTGGACATCTGCAGGGGGGACACTTCGAGGACAGAGTCCGCCGCGGATCAGCTTTCTCCGAAAAATTGTGGAGTCCGGTCCGCCGGAGGGTCTGGAACCGATAGACCAGTATTATGAAACCAATATCGCCGGCCGGCCGGGTCGATATTATCTGATTTACTTCGGGAAAGAGCCCATTCGAAAATGGACCTTTCGGCTGCCGAAGAAGGGCCTGGAAAACGGAATGCGGTTTCGCGCAGAACGGATTGATACTTGGAATATGACTATTGAATCGGTGGAAGATACATTTGAAGTGGAGAAACTGGATCAGTATGTCTATGCAGATGTTAAACGGCGGACTATTCAGATGCCCGGCAGGCCGTATATGGCCCTTCGGCTGCAGTGTGTGGACTAA
- a CDS encoding alpha/beta hydrolase: protein MSFRYFVLLTPWLIFSLGMAGSASDLSEKKAGPVYRDLAYAAGGHERHKLDLYLPAEGENFPLIVYIHGGAFLAGSKEQGVPLEYVRDGYAVASINYRLSQHAKFPAQVEDCKAAVRWLRCHAGDYRIDPNHIAAWGPSAGGYLAAMLGVTGDTKEFDKGEHLEFSSAVQAVVDYFGPTDFLQMDDHRLPGGMVHNSPDSPASLLIGGPIQENKDKVQKANPITYVSSKDPPFLVVHGDQDPVVPYHQSILLDEALRQAGVPVIFYTVKGGGHGMFRDPNVPRLTREFLEKHLKGKSAASEKPK from the coding sequence ATGTCTTTCCGTTATTTTGTCCTTCTCACTCCATGGCTGATTTTTTCCCTCGGAATGGCCGGCTCTGCTTCTGACCTTTCTGAGAAAAAGGCCGGGCCGGTTTATCGGGATTTGGCTTACGCGGCCGGCGGGCACGAACGGCACAAGCTGGATTTGTATCTGCCCGCCGAAGGAGAGAATTTTCCCCTGATTGTCTATATTCACGGCGGGGCCTTTCTGGCGGGCAGCAAGGAACAGGGGGTTCCGCTGGAGTATGTCAGGGACGGCTATGCCGTTGCGTCTATCAATTATCGACTCAGCCAGCACGCCAAATTTCCGGCTCAGGTTGAAGACTGCAAGGCGGCGGTCCGCTGGCTTCGATGCCATGCAGGGGACTACCGGATTGACCCCAATCATATCGCCGCCTGGGGGCCTTCGGCTGGAGGGTATCTGGCGGCTATGCTGGGGGTAACCGGCGATACGAAAGAGTTCGACAAGGGGGAGCATCTTGAGTTTTCCAGTGCGGTGCAGGCCGTTGTCGATTATTTCGGGCCGACGGATTTCCTGCAGATGGATGATCACCGTCTGCCGGGCGGGATGGTTCACAATTCCCCCGATTCGCCGGCCTCGCTGCTCATCGGAGGGCCGATTCAGGAAAATAAGGACAAAGTTCAAAAAGCCAATCCAATTACCTACGTGTCCTCGAAGGATCCTCCGTTCCTGGTTGTTCACGGCGATCAGGACCCGGTTGTGCCTTATCATCAGAGCATTTTGCTGGATGAGGCCCTTCGTCAGGCGGGGGTGCCGGTGATTTTCTATACCGTCAAAGGGGGCGGACATGGTATGTTTCGCGACCCGAATGTCCCGCGGCTGACCCGGGAATTCCTCGAAAAGCACCTGAAGGGAAAATCCGCCGCCTCTGAGAAGCCGAAATGA
- a CDS encoding alpha-L-rhamnosidase N-terminal domain-containing protein — MTATFTKWKFFCIWLAGFEGLFFGGCQLFLGPSGQTGFAVDSLRCEYLTDPLGIDTPRPRLSWVIHSARQGVFQSAYQILVASSEQKLAEGQADIWDSGKVLSGQSVNVEYAGPLLKSASFYFWKVKVWDRQGRRWAWSRPARWTTGLLNDQDWKAEWIQASQPQSSLYPLPIFRKTFAVKAGVQKAFVFVSGLGHYELYLNGGKVGDHFLAPAWSVYEKTVYYDTFDITDALREGPNTFGVMLGKGFYNTKGDRRIHFVKADRPLKLILQARIVYKDGSEQIVCTDDSWKWTYGPYLHNAILGGSSYDARRLPAGWAEPGFDDSRWSLAVRTAGPGGRLSASMFSPMKTVRVFKSVRIEEPEPG, encoded by the coding sequence ATGACAGCCACATTCACAAAATGGAAGTTTTTTTGCATCTGGCTTGCCGGTTTTGAAGGTCTCTTTTTCGGGGGCTGTCAATTGTTTTTGGGCCCTTCTGGTCAGACCGGTTTTGCGGTTGATTCTCTGCGATGCGAGTATCTGACCGACCCGCTGGGAATCGACACCCCCAGACCTCGTCTAAGCTGGGTGATTCACTCGGCGCGGCAGGGGGTGTTCCAGTCCGCTTATCAGATTCTGGTTGCTTCGTCCGAACAAAAGCTGGCGGAGGGTCAAGCAGATATCTGGGACAGCGGAAAAGTTCTTTCCGGCCAGTCTGTGAATGTGGAGTATGCAGGCCCGCTGCTCAAGTCGGCATCTTTTTATTTTTGGAAGGTGAAGGTCTGGGACCGGCAGGGCCGCCGCTGGGCCTGGAGCCGTCCGGCTCGCTGGACGACGGGACTTTTGAATGACCAGGATTGGAAGGCCGAATGGATTCAGGCCTCACAGCCTCAATCCTCTCTTTATCCGTTGCCGATTTTCCGAAAAACCTTTGCCGTAAAAGCCGGCGTTCAAAAGGCCTTTGTCTTTGTGAGCGGACTGGGACATTATGAGCTGTATCTGAACGGCGGCAAGGTCGGCGACCATTTTCTGGCCCCCGCCTGGTCCGTCTATGAAAAGACAGTTTATTACGATACCTTTGATATTACGGATGCCCTTCGGGAGGGGCCGAATACCTTCGGCGTGATGCTGGGAAAGGGGTTTTACAATACAAAGGGAGACCGGCGCATTCATTTTGTCAAGGCCGACCGCCCCCTGAAGCTGATTCTGCAGGCTCGGATTGTTTACAAAGACGGTTCGGAACAGATTGTCTGTACGGATGATTCCTGGAAATGGACATACGGCCCTTATCTTCATAATGCGATTCTCGGCGGCAGCAGCTATGATGCCCGACGGCTTCCGGCCGGCTGGGCGGAACCGGGATTTGATGATTCCCGGTGGTCTTTGGCTGTACGGACTGCAGGTCCGGGCGGACGATTATCCGCTTCCATGTTTTCACCGATGAAGACCGTACGGGTCTTCAAATCAGTCAGGATTGAGGAGCCGGAGCCGGG
- a CDS encoding DUF6298 domain-containing protein has product MMKTRSCGCIGVLFLISFLSGAGAEERKPDFFLQIDSNETLQYGTDSQGNRIPDFSHCGYEGQDKPIPNVPVRVIVEPIEGDNTARIQAAVEYVSSLPLNNDGFRGAVLLRRGRYILQGGLILRSSGVVLRGEGMDEDGTVLIAAGTDRRTLIRIAGKNDRSGVGQAVQIQDEMVPVGSYSLRLENTEGFSVGDTVVITRPSTREWIEHIGMNRFGGGLKGQFDWKAGSRDIRWDRVIRAVDGGRVILDAPLTAALEQRWGGGTVQKYQWPGRIHHIGVENLRCVSQFNPANPKDENHSWMAVTIENAENVWVRRLTAVHFAGSLAAVWETAKWVTVEDCLSLEPVSEEGGWRRNSFFTMGQMTLFLRCWSERGRHDFSVGYCAPGPNAFVQCWAREPLEDSGPLESWACGVLYDNVRIDGNALRVGHRGSRGEGIGWTGANCVLWQCDAAIIECAKPPTAWNWAFGCWAEFEGDGWWEQSNNFVKPDSLYQAQLAQRLGKEAAGRIRLWKVDTSGTTNPSYELAAALAAASSKPMPTLAEFIGKLTEEYPIVSDTSAAQPLEKVWDETKNRTVSANPPEKQISLVNGLLVCQGRLLAGASTGVAWWRGTTRPDEAPSFGIGITRFVPGRIGRGFTDDLEELTSEMAASGRAVLDYNYGLWYERRRDDHQRVRRMNGDVRPPFYEQPFDRSGIGTAWDGLSRYDLTRYNAWYWARLKEFADLCERKGLVLLHQNYFQHNVLEAGAHWADFPWRPANNINDTGFPEPPPYASDKRIFLDHLFYDVSHPGRRALHQAYIRQCLDAFADNTNVIQMTSAEYTGPAEFVRFWLDTIRQWKQEKQRNPLIALSCTKDVQDVILSEPKYRELVSVIDIRYWWYQQNGALYAPQGGKHLAPRQHARLLNPKPASFEQVVRAVREYRERYPDKAVIYSADGRFGWAVLLGGGSLPPLPPKTEPSLLEAVVKMKPFDWPGDSAHCFALADVPKQYLVYAAEGKKLPLPVQKDEETFEIRRVDLETGQISSVQKLVQQEWLAEAPAFYWIVRN; this is encoded by the coding sequence ATGATGAAAACACGTTCGTGCGGATGCATCGGTGTGCTGTTTCTGATTTCTTTTTTGTCAGGGGCGGGCGCGGAGGAGCGTAAACCTGACTTTTTCCTCCAAATTGATTCGAATGAAACCCTTCAGTACGGTACCGATTCGCAGGGCAATCGAATTCCGGATTTTTCTCACTGCGGCTATGAAGGGCAGGACAAGCCGATCCCCAATGTGCCTGTACGGGTTATTGTCGAGCCGATTGAGGGCGATAATACCGCCCGGATTCAGGCGGCTGTCGAGTATGTGTCTTCGCTTCCCTTGAATAATGACGGCTTTCGGGGAGCTGTTCTGCTGCGTCGGGGGCGATATATCCTGCAGGGCGGCTTGATTCTGCGTTCATCCGGGGTGGTTTTGCGCGGCGAGGGAATGGATGAGGATGGCACGGTCCTGATTGCCGCCGGCACGGACCGCAGAACCCTCATTCGTATTGCCGGAAAGAATGACCGTTCCGGAGTGGGGCAGGCGGTTCAGATTCAGGATGAAATGGTTCCGGTCGGCTCCTATTCCCTTCGTCTGGAGAATACGGAGGGCTTTTCCGTCGGGGATACGGTGGTGATTACCCGGCCCAGCACCCGGGAATGGATAGAGCATATCGGAATGAATCGGTTCGGCGGCGGGCTCAAAGGTCAGTTTGACTGGAAGGCTGGCTCTCGCGATATCCGATGGGATCGGGTGATTCGTGCCGTTGACGGCGGGCGGGTCATTCTGGATGCCCCGCTGACGGCGGCTCTCGAGCAGCGGTGGGGCGGCGGCACCGTACAAAAATACCAATGGCCCGGACGGATTCATCATATCGGGGTGGAAAATCTCCGCTGTGTGTCGCAATTCAATCCGGCCAACCCGAAGGATGAGAATCATTCCTGGATGGCCGTTACGATTGAAAATGCCGAAAATGTCTGGGTTCGCCGCTTGACGGCCGTTCATTTTGCCGGTTCGCTGGCGGCGGTGTGGGAAACCGCCAAATGGGTTACGGTGGAGGATTGCCTGTCTCTGGAGCCCGTATCTGAGGAAGGCGGCTGGCGAAGAAATTCCTTTTTTACAATGGGGCAGATGACCCTTTTTCTTCGGTGTTGGTCTGAGCGGGGGCGGCATGATTTTTCCGTCGGCTACTGTGCACCGGGGCCGAATGCATTCGTGCAGTGCTGGGCCAGGGAGCCGCTGGAGGACAGCGGACCGCTGGAAAGCTGGGCCTGCGGCGTTCTTTATGACAATGTGCGAATTGACGGAAATGCCCTGCGGGTAGGCCATCGCGGCAGCCGAGGCGAAGGGATTGGATGGACCGGCGCCAATTGTGTTCTCTGGCAGTGTGATGCGGCGATTATCGAATGCGCCAAACCCCCGACCGCCTGGAACTGGGCGTTCGGATGCTGGGCGGAATTCGAAGGCGACGGCTGGTGGGAGCAGTCCAACAATTTTGTCAAGCCTGACAGTCTTTATCAGGCCCAGCTGGCCCAGCGGCTTGGCAAAGAGGCGGCAGGTCGGATTCGTCTGTGGAAAGTTGATACTTCCGGTACGACAAACCCCTCTTATGAATTAGCGGCGGCATTGGCGGCCGCCTCCTCAAAACCAATGCCGACCCTCGCGGAGTTTATTGGGAAATTGACGGAGGAATATCCGATTGTCTCCGATACGTCCGCGGCTCAGCCGCTCGAGAAGGTTTGGGATGAAACAAAGAACCGAACGGTTTCCGCCAATCCGCCGGAAAAGCAGATTTCCCTTGTGAACGGACTCCTTGTCTGTCAGGGGAGGCTGCTTGCCGGTGCGAGCACGGGGGTTGCCTGGTGGAGGGGGACGACACGTCCCGATGAGGCTCCGTCTTTTGGGATCGGGATTACCCGGTTTGTTCCGGGGCGAATCGGACGGGGGTTTACGGATGATTTGGAGGAATTAACGTCTGAAATGGCGGCGTCCGGCAGGGCGGTGCTGGATTACAATTACGGCCTCTGGTATGAGCGCCGGAGGGATGACCATCAGCGTGTCCGCCGGATGAACGGGGATGTTCGGCCGCCGTTTTACGAGCAGCCCTTTGACCGCAGCGGTATCGGAACGGCCTGGGACGGGCTGAGCCGGTATGATTTGACCCGCTATAACGCCTGGTATTGGGCCCGGCTGAAGGAGTTCGCGGATTTGTGCGAACGCAAAGGGCTGGTTCTGCTGCACCAGAACTACTTTCAGCACAACGTGCTGGAGGCCGGGGCCCATTGGGCGGATTTTCCGTGGCGGCCTGCCAATAACATCAACGACACAGGTTTTCCGGAGCCGCCGCCCTATGCCAGCGATAAACGGATTTTTCTGGACCATTTGTTTTATGATGTCAGTCACCCCGGCCGACGTGCCCTGCATCAGGCCTATATCCGCCAGTGTCTGGATGCGTTTGCGGACAATACAAATGTCATTCAGATGACATCGGCGGAATATACCGGGCCGGCGGAGTTTGTCCGTTTTTGGCTGGATACAATCCGGCAGTGGAAACAGGAAAAGCAAAGAAATCCGCTGATTGCTCTCAGCTGCACAAAAGACGTGCAGGATGTAATTTTGTCCGAGCCGAAGTATCGAGAACTCGTTTCTGTGATTGATATTCGGTATTGGTGGTATCAGCAAAACGGGGCACTGTACGCTCCGCAGGGGGGCAAACATTTGGCACCGCGTCAGCATGCCCGCCTGCTCAATCCCAAACCGGCCTCCTTTGAACAGGTGGTTCGGGCTGTACGGGAATACCGAGAACGGTATCCGGACAAGGCGGTCATTTATTCGGCGGACGGCCGTTTTGGATGGGCCGTGCTGCTGGGGGGCGGTTCGCTGCCTCCGCTGCCGCCGAAGACCGAACCTTCGCTTCTGGAGGCGGTTGTGAAAATGAAGCCGTTCGATTGGCCCGGGGATTCGGCCCACTGTTTTGCTCTGGCTGACGTGCCGAAACAATATCTGGTTTATGCGGCGGAAGGAAAGAAACTGCCTTTGCCCGTTCAAAAAGACGAAGAAACGTTTGAAATCCGCCGAGTCGATTTGGAAACCGGTCAGATTTCATCTGTTCAAAAACTGGTTCAGCAGGAGTGGCTTGCGGAAGCACCTGCTTTCTATTGGATTGTGAGAAATTAG
- the tadA gene encoding tRNA adenosine(34) deaminase TadA gives MEGPLSKDEQYMRMAIDQAYIAEENGDVPIGCVIVYEDRVIARAYNQREQLNDPTAHAEIIVLTQAAEYIGNWRLNGCTIYVTLEPCPMCAGALVLARLDRLVYGTDDPKTGAVRSLYNIVQDPRLNHRLEVTAGILADDCRAQLQAFFHRRRSENIER, from the coding sequence ATGGAAGGTCCCTTGTCCAAAGATGAACAATATATGCGCATGGCCATTGACCAGGCCTATATCGCCGAGGAAAACGGCGATGTGCCGATCGGCTGTGTGATTGTGTATGAGGACCGTGTGATTGCGCGGGCGTATAATCAGCGGGAGCAGCTCAACGACCCGACGGCTCATGCGGAAATCATTGTATTGACCCAGGCTGCCGAATATATCGGCAACTGGCGGCTGAACGGCTGTACCATTTACGTCACGCTCGAGCCCTGTCCGATGTGTGCCGGCGCTTTGGTGCTGGCCCGTCTGGACCGGCTGGTTTACGGAACGGATGACCCGAAGACCGGTGCCGTCCGCAGTCTGTACAATATTGTTCAGGACCCGCGTCTGAATCACCGCCTCGAAGTGACCGCCGGAATTTTGGCCGACGACTGCCGGGCGCAGCTGCAGGCCTTCTTTCATCGTCGGCGAAGCGAAAACATCGAACGATAA
- a CDS encoding putative Ig domain-containing protein: protein MARKRSETLTFFGTSFLDVLANTIGGLAFLLVLAVLLVGDLVFVPPEIMTEQLPDGYHGAEYSVWLGAREGMGKFRWEFGKGQRPNGLILDAKTGKLSGRLQLPAEIEEKQDYVFEVICKAVSPDNPENIKEVARKFKLDVYRKMPVPTVPLSILTTSPLPDAYQGQSYPFQFAAEGGQLPYSWSTPSEHLPPGLTLTPEGRLEGRPNRTGDYVFEVTVRTPRGQQESRSFHLAVYEKYPPPPPLKVVTEKIPAAVAKEAYMIYAAAEGGQPPYRWSLEGAGPGWLRLNDSSTAFLGTPALSDIGTREIRWKVTDKNGFQASSGPLQLTVLAPPGQTPPPPEIKTKMLPDARVGQPYHLAVAVEGGAPPYRWTIEPRNFCPGMTFSAKEGLFEGTPSRKGVFLVSIALTDAESRRTSVAYEFTVHPPLKPVEILTHQAGLGRVGSPYEIALSATGGYPPYHWALTGGQLPAGLEIDSQKGLLKGVPQQAGPFEVKLAVRDAEENASAEPLVLKGGILTEENTTPLEITTRSIPVLLTGRSSDIVFACVGGREPCRWQGSRLPEGLILDEEGRLSGIPNKAGCSRIWVQVTDAGGHQVRREFELTVRRMVPLWLPVILALLLAAALMTILRLLRSFASRKPVTVEPLRILTKSIPNARASCDYSVQLACIGGVGPYRWKVAEGTLPPGMTLSPEGQLYGRPFATIHVNDTKEINFTVEVKDSRGQTACQKL, encoded by the coding sequence ATGGCTCGCAAACGTTCAGAAACGCTTACCTTTTTCGGGACTTCGTTTCTCGATGTGCTGGCGAATACCATCGGAGGACTGGCTTTTTTGCTGGTGCTGGCGGTGTTGCTGGTCGGCGATTTGGTTTTTGTACCGCCGGAGATTATGACGGAACAATTGCCGGACGGCTATCATGGAGCGGAATATTCTGTTTGGCTCGGGGCACGAGAAGGAATGGGGAAATTCCGGTGGGAATTCGGGAAGGGGCAGCGGCCGAACGGATTGATTTTGGATGCCAAAACAGGCAAGTTGTCTGGACGTCTCCAACTGCCGGCGGAGATTGAAGAAAAACAGGATTATGTATTTGAGGTGATTTGCAAAGCCGTTTCGCCGGATAATCCGGAGAATATCAAGGAAGTGGCCCGGAAATTCAAGCTTGATGTCTATCGGAAGATGCCGGTCCCTACCGTCCCGCTTTCGATTCTGACAACCAGTCCTCTGCCTGATGCCTATCAGGGACAGTCTTATCCGTTTCAGTTTGCCGCGGAAGGGGGACAGCTGCCTTATTCCTGGTCGACTCCGTCAGAGCATCTGCCGCCCGGACTGACCCTGACGCCGGAAGGCCGTTTGGAAGGACGCCCTAACCGCACCGGCGACTATGTTTTTGAAGTCACAGTCAGAACGCCGCGGGGACAGCAGGAAAGCAGGTCTTTTCATCTGGCCGTTTATGAAAAATATCCGCCTCCTCCCCCTTTGAAGGTTGTTACAGAGAAAATCCCCGCTGCTGTTGCTAAGGAAGCTTATATGATTTATGCCGCCGCGGAAGGCGGGCAGCCGCCGTACCGATGGTCTTTGGAAGGAGCAGGGCCCGGCTGGCTTCGGCTGAACGATTCTTCAACGGCCTTTCTCGGAACGCCGGCTCTGTCCGATATCGGAACGAGGGAGATTCGCTGGAAAGTCACGGATAAAAACGGCTTTCAGGCGTCAAGTGGTCCGCTGCAATTAACGGTGCTGGCACCGCCGGGGCAGACCCCGCCGCCGCCGGAAATCAAAACCAAAATGCTGCCGGATGCCCGTGTGGGTCAACCTTATCATCTGGCTGTGGCGGTTGAGGGGGGGGCGCCGCCATATCGCTGGACAATTGAACCTCGTAACTTTTGTCCGGGTATGACCTTCTCAGCTAAAGAGGGGCTCTTTGAAGGCACTCCCTCCCGAAAGGGGGTGTTTCTTGTTTCGATTGCTCTGACGGATGCCGAATCGCGACGGACGTCGGTCGCCTACGAATTTACGGTGCACCCGCCGCTGAAGCCCGTTGAAATCCTTACTCACCAAGCCGGACTAGGTCGCGTGGGAAGTCCTTATGAGATTGCGCTGTCGGCTACGGGCGGGTATCCGCCTTATCACTGGGCCCTTACAGGCGGGCAGCTTCCTGCCGGGCTTGAGATAGACAGCCAAAAAGGTCTCCTGAAAGGAGTGCCTCAGCAGGCGGGACCATTTGAAGTGAAACTGGCTGTTCGGGATGCCGAGGAGAATGCTTCTGCGGAACCTCTTGTGCTTAAAGGAGGAATTCTCACCGAGGAAAATACGACTCCTCTTGAAATTACGACTCGTTCGATTCCTGTTCTGCTGACCGGGCGATCGTCGGATATAGTTTTTGCCTGTGTGGGGGGGCGGGAACCTTGTCGTTGGCAGGGCAGCCGGCTCCCGGAGGGCTTGATTTTGGATGAAGAAGGGCGTTTGAGCGGAATTCCGAACAAAGCGGGCTGCAGCCGTATCTGGGTTCAAGTGACCGATGCCGGCGGACACCAGGTTCGGCGAGAGTTTGAATTGACGGTTCGAAGGATGGTCCCTCTCTGGCTGCCGGTAATCCTTGCTTTGCTTTTGGCGGCGGCTCTGATGACGATTCTTCGTCTCCTGCGCTCCTTTGCCTCCCGCAAGCCCGTGACGGTAGAACCGTTAAGGATTTTAACAAAATCGATTCCGAATGCACGTGCTTCTTGTGATTATTCAGTTCAGCTGGCGTGTATAGGCGGTGTGGGACCGTACCGTTGGAAAGTCGCGGAGGGTACCTTGCCTCCGGGAATGACGCTTTCTCCGGAAGGGCAACTCTATGGCAGACCCTTTGCAACGATTCACGTCAACGATACAAAAGAAATAAATTTTACTGTGGAAGTAAAAGACTCCCGCGGCCAGACCGCTTGCCAAAAACTATGA
- a CDS encoding IS5 family transposase, which translates to MEAFRPAGGDCETGKNRIFGWVRDEPFWPNSMSEAGWTGVNALSMAVLHLPKRGECVGKTKRGKGTKWMVVVDGRGIPLGNHLDSASPAEVKLVERTLKTIAVPRQGPGAPKQKPERLIADRGYDSDSLRKQLARRGIELICPHRTRCRKKPIQDGRKFRRYRRRYKVERTFAWLGNCRRLVVRYDRNITIYRAFFHIACLIITLRRL; encoded by the coding sequence ATGGAAGCGTTTCGACCTGCTGGCGGCGATTGCGAGACTGGGAAGAACAGGATATTTGGCTGGGTGCGTGACGAGCCTTTCTGGCCCAACTCGATGAGCGAGGCCGGCTGGACTGGAGTGAATGCTTTATCGATGGCAGTTTTGCACCTGCCAAAAAGGGGCGAATGTGTCGGAAAGACCAAACGCGGCAAGGGAACGAAATGGATGGTGGTGGTCGACGGCCGAGGTATTCCTTTGGGAAACCACCTGGACTCTGCGTCCCCGGCGGAGGTCAAACTTGTCGAAAGGACCCTCAAAACGATAGCGGTACCCCGGCAGGGTCCGGGGGCGCCAAAACAAAAACCTGAGCGTCTTATTGCCGATCGCGGCTACGATTCGGATTCTTTGCGAAAGCAGCTTGCACGACGCGGCATAGAATTGATTTGTCCGCATCGTACCCGTTGCAGAAAGAAACCGATACAGGATGGAAGAAAATTTCGTCGTTACAGGCGTCGATACAAGGTCGAACGCACCTTTGCTTGGCTGGGCAACTGCCGCAGACTTGTCGTACGATACGATCGGAATATTACAATTTATCGTGCATTCTTTCATATAGCTTGTTTAATTATAACGCTCAGGAGGTTATGA